In a genomic window of Melitaea cinxia chromosome 2, ilMelCinx1.1, whole genome shotgun sequence:
- the LOC123665226 gene encoding centrosomal protein 43-like has product MAQTEDTELRDLVIEALEKNGSLAKIRALLRANIFLAFEDECENLKQNETLDKLLLLPEGKRQGTEYTYEGRNNVADKLNINWNDQSGNKPILLTLVNNILNQSQKNIYKQDNKHSHFNRLNRNKNYKADQDCTYIVHEDSNTTTSYSQSDNSSDEKNKLDLRLTLDNSDTDTSSGSLRGNS; this is encoded by the exons ATGGCACAAACAGAAGATACTGAACTAAGGGATTTAGTTATTGAAGCCTTAGAAAAAAACGGGTCGCTTGCAAAAATCCGTGCTTTACTGcgagcaaatatttttttagcctTTGAAGACGAATGTGAAAACTTGAAGCAAAATGAaactttagataaattattattactgccAGAAGGTAA GAGACAAGGAACAGAATATACATATGAAGGCAGAAACAATGTTGCcgataaattaaacataaattggAATGATCAATCAGGTAATAAACCTATCTTATTGACTTTGGTTAATAACATTCTTAATCaaagtcaaaaaaatatttataaacaagatAACAAACATAGTCACTTCAATCGactaaatagaaataaaaactacaagGCAGACCAAGATTGCACATATATAGTACATGAGGATTCTAATACAACTACAAGTTATTCACAATCGGATAATTCTTCTGATGAAAAAAATAAGCTGGATCTGAGGTTAACATTAGATAATTCAGATACTGATACCTCAAGTGGATCTTTAAGAG GTAATTCATGA